In Microbacterium soli, a single window of DNA contains:
- a CDS encoding RNA-binding protein, translated as MLAAALEHIVKGIVDHPDDVRITASASPRGDLLEVHVHPDDRGRVIGRGGRTAKALRTLITALADGRRVRVDVADD; from the coding sequence GTGCTCGCCGCCGCGCTCGAACACATCGTCAAGGGGATCGTCGATCATCCCGACGACGTCCGCATCACCGCATCCGCGTCGCCCCGAGGTGACCTCCTCGAGGTGCACGTGCACCCGGATGACCGTGGTCGCGTGATCGGGCGCGGCGGCCGCACCGCCAAGGCGCTGCGCACGCTCATCACCGCTCTCGCCGACGGGCGCCGCGTCCGCGTCGATGTCGCGGACGACTGA
- the map gene encoding type I methionyl aminopeptidase translates to MIELRTPAEIDEMRAAGRFVAETLATLRAETKVGMNLLTIDRHAHDLIRRAGAESCYIDYAPSFGNGPFGKVICISVNDAVLHGLPHDYTLRDGDLVSLDFAASVDGWVADSAVSFVVGTARDEDLRLIDTTERALDAAIEAAVVGNRIGDISASIAAVAHGEGYSINTDFGGHGVGRVMHGDPHVPNDGRAGRGFPLREGLVFALEPWLLATTDELRTDADGWTLRSADGSRGSHSEHTVAVTEDGPIVLTDRGFLGVD, encoded by the coding sequence ATGATCGAACTGCGCACACCGGCCGAGATCGACGAGATGCGCGCCGCCGGGCGCTTCGTCGCGGAGACGCTGGCGACGCTGCGCGCGGAGACGAAGGTGGGCATGAATCTGCTGACCATCGACCGCCACGCGCATGACCTGATCCGCAGGGCCGGTGCGGAGTCCTGCTACATCGACTACGCCCCGTCCTTCGGGAACGGGCCGTTCGGCAAGGTCATCTGCATCTCCGTGAACGACGCCGTCCTGCACGGCCTCCCCCACGACTACACGCTGCGCGACGGCGACCTCGTGTCGCTGGACTTCGCGGCGTCCGTGGACGGATGGGTCGCGGATTCCGCCGTCTCCTTCGTGGTCGGCACGGCGCGCGACGAGGACCTGCGTCTCATCGACACGACCGAACGCGCCCTGGACGCCGCGATCGAGGCGGCGGTCGTCGGCAATCGGATCGGCGACATCTCGGCGTCCATCGCCGCCGTCGCGCACGGCGAGGGGTACTCCATCAACACCGACTTCGGCGGACACGGCGTCGGACGCGTCATGCACGGCGACCCTCATGTGCCCAACGACGGCCGCGCCGGGCGCGGCTTCCCGCTGCGCGAGGGCCTGGTGTTCGCGCTGGAGCCGTGGCTGCTGGCGACCACCGATGAGCTGCGGACGGACGCCGACGGCTGGACGCTGCGCAGCGCGGACGGCTCCCGCGGATCGCACTCCGAGCACACCGTCGCCGTCACGGAGGACGGACCGATCGTGCTGACCGACCGCGGCTTCCTGGGCGTCGACTGA
- a CDS encoding DUF2469 family protein — translation MDEDAFDDYDRELELALFREYRDVVAQFQFVVETERRFYLANEVDVVRRDTENDFYFEISMKDVWVWDIYRADRFVKAVRVLTFKDVNVEELQRREFELPDELSLDGK, via the coding sequence ATGGATGAGGATGCCTTCGACGATTACGACCGCGAGCTCGAGCTCGCGCTGTTCCGTGAGTACCGTGACGTCGTCGCGCAGTTCCAGTTCGTGGTTGAGACGGAGCGGCGCTTCTACCTCGCGAACGAGGTGGATGTGGTCCGGCGCGACACCGAGAACGATTTCTACTTCGAGATCTCGATGAAGGACGTCTGGGTGTGGGACATCTATCGTGCCGACCGTTTCGTCAAGGCGGTCCGTGTGCTCACCTTCAAGGACGTCAACGTCGAGGAGCTGCAGCGGCGCGAGTTCGAGCTGCCCGACGAGCTCTCCCTCGACGGCAAGTGA
- the rpsP gene encoding 30S ribosomal protein S16 — protein sequence MAVKIRLKRFGKIRAPYYRIVVADSRTKRDGRVIEEIGKYHPTEQPSLIEVDSERAQYWLSVGAQPSEQVTALLKLTGDWGRFKGDKDAKSTVQVAEPKAAFEADSSKKSVIKPKAEKAAEAPAADAEAAEAPADAEAAEAPADAE from the coding sequence GTGGCTGTCAAGATCCGTCTCAAGCGCTTCGGCAAGATCCGTGCGCCCTACTACCGCATCGTCGTCGCCGACTCGCGCACCAAGCGCGACGGTCGCGTCATCGAGGAGATCGGCAAGTATCATCCCACCGAGCAGCCCTCGCTCATCGAGGTCGACTCGGAGCGGGCGCAGTACTGGCTGTCGGTCGGCGCTCAGCCGAGCGAGCAGGTCACCGCGCTGCTGAAGCTGACCGGCGACTGGGGCAGGTTCAAGGGCGACAAGGACGCGAAGTCCACCGTCCAGGTCGCTGAGCCGAAGGCCGCGTTCGAAGCCGACTCCTCGAAGAAGTCGGTCATCAAGCCCAAGGCCGAGAAGGCCGCCGAGGCTCCCGCCGCCGACGCGGAGGCCGCCGAGGCTCCCGCCGACGCGGAGGCCGCCGAGGCTCCCGCCGACGCGGAGTAG
- the trmD gene encoding tRNA (guanosine(37)-N1)-methyltransferase TrmD: MRIDVVSIFPSYFDGLTLSLLGKAQHVGILDLAVHDLRDWTHDRHRTVDDTPYGGGAGMVMKPEPWGEALDGLTADAQHRPTIIFPSPAGEVLTQATARELATREHLIFGCGRYEGIDERVFEYASELGETRLISLGDYVLNGGEVAVMAMIEAIGRLIPGVVGNPESLVEESHEDGLLEYPSYTKPSVWRGREVPPVLLSGDHGAVAAWRRDQQLERTRVRRPDLLGD, from the coding sequence ATGCGCATCGACGTCGTCTCGATCTTCCCGTCGTACTTCGACGGTCTGACACTCTCCCTGCTCGGGAAGGCGCAGCACGTCGGCATCCTCGATCTTGCCGTGCATGATCTGCGCGACTGGACGCACGACCGGCATCGCACGGTCGACGACACGCCGTACGGCGGCGGTGCCGGCATGGTCATGAAACCGGAGCCCTGGGGCGAGGCGCTGGACGGGCTGACCGCGGATGCGCAGCATCGACCCACCATCATCTTCCCGTCGCCGGCGGGCGAGGTCCTCACCCAGGCCACGGCGCGCGAGCTCGCGACGCGCGAGCACCTCATCTTCGGCTGCGGACGCTACGAGGGCATCGACGAGCGCGTCTTCGAATACGCGTCCGAACTCGGCGAGACGCGTCTGATCAGCCTCGGCGACTACGTGCTCAACGGGGGAGAGGTCGCCGTGATGGCCATGATCGAGGCGATCGGACGCCTCATCCCCGGCGTGGTCGGCAATCCCGAGAGCCTGGTGGAGGAATCCCACGAGGACGGCCTCCTGGAGTACCCGTCCTACACGAAGCCTTCGGTGTGGCGCGGGCGGGAGGTCCCGCCGGTGCTGCTCAGCGGCGATCACGGCGCCGTCGCCGCCTGGCGCCGCGACCAGCAGCTCGAGCGCACGCGGGTGCGCAGGCCGGACCTGCTGGGCGACTGA
- the rimM gene encoding ribosome maturation factor RimM (Essential for efficient processing of 16S rRNA): MSRTTDVAGERNQLRVGRLLKAHGLKGALKLELYTDSPERRFVPGAEFTLQVPEASVWHGKTVTVRDYRVMNSSSVVFFEGVEDRTTAESLVRAILWMDEDENDEDDAWYAHQLVGLEVVRDDAVIGRVLRVEHLPAQDLLIVRTATTEVMVPFVAAIVPTVDIAAGRIVVTPPDGLFEELPSASDGAARADAVNERASE; this comes from the coding sequence ATGTCGCGGACGACTGACGTGGCGGGCGAGCGGAACCAGCTCCGCGTCGGCCGGCTGCTCAAGGCGCACGGCCTCAAGGGCGCGCTGAAGCTCGAGTTGTACACCGACAGCCCCGAGCGCCGTTTCGTCCCGGGCGCCGAGTTCACGCTGCAGGTGCCGGAGGCGTCCGTGTGGCACGGCAAGACCGTGACCGTCCGCGACTACCGCGTCATGAACAGCAGCTCCGTCGTGTTCTTCGAGGGCGTCGAGGACCGCACGACCGCCGAGTCGCTCGTGCGCGCCATCCTCTGGATGGACGAGGACGAGAACGACGAGGATGACGCCTGGTACGCCCATCAGCTGGTGGGGCTCGAGGTCGTCCGCGATGACGCCGTCATCGGACGCGTGCTGCGCGTCGAGCACCTGCCCGCGCAGGATCTGCTGATCGTCAGGACAGCGACCACCGAGGTCATGGTCCCGTTCGTCGCCGCGATCGTGCCGACGGTGGACATCGCCGCGGGCCGCATCGTCGTGACCCCGCCCGACGGCCTCTTCGAGGAGCTCCCGTCAGCCTCCGACGGCGCCGCCCGGGCGGACGCGGTGAACGAACGCGCGTCGGAATGA
- a CDS encoding YraN family protein translates to MAAKDELGRAGEERAARYLRMRGYVVLDRNWRCDQGEIDIVAAHGDRLCVVEVKTRTSERYGHPFEAIDDRKRRRLWRLAFAWAGAHPDEAKRRRIRLEAIGLIGADAETARLEHLVDLL, encoded by the coding sequence ATGGCAGCGAAAGACGAGTTGGGACGCGCGGGCGAAGAGCGGGCGGCACGGTATCTGCGGATGCGCGGCTACGTCGTCCTCGACCGGAACTGGCGGTGCGATCAGGGTGAGATCGACATCGTGGCGGCGCACGGCGACCGGCTGTGCGTGGTGGAGGTCAAGACCCGAACCTCCGAGCGCTACGGTCATCCGTTCGAGGCGATCGACGACCGCAAACGTCGCCGCCTGTGGCGGCTGGCCTTCGCGTGGGCCGGAGCGCATCCGGATGAGGCGAAGCGGCGCAGGATCAGGCTGGAGGCCATCGGGCTGATCGGAGCGGATGCCGAGACCGCCCGTCTCGAGCACCTCGTGGACCTGCTGTGA
- the lepB gene encoding signal peptidase I, whose translation MRSDAAESAERPARRRGALVFLRDVLVIVLIAALVSFVVKTFIVRSFYIPSGSMERTLMIDDRILVDELTPVWAGYDHGDVVVFKDPGGWLPPAPQRPARPFVVEAADWVLTFVGLSTSDAQDHLVKRVIGLPGDHVVCCNALGQLTINGSPVDETTYLNLPPGDTMASDIDFDVTVPVDAIWVMGDNRDRSQDSRAHRELPGGGFVPLENVVGRAFLTTWPLDRFGLIDTQDDVFRSVPEAG comes from the coding sequence ATGAGATCCGACGCCGCCGAGTCCGCGGAACGACCGGCACGGCGACGGGGAGCCCTGGTCTTCCTGCGCGACGTCCTCGTGATCGTCCTCATCGCGGCTCTGGTGTCCTTCGTCGTCAAGACGTTCATCGTCCGCTCGTTCTACATCCCGTCCGGGTCGATGGAGCGCACGCTCATGATCGACGACCGCATCCTCGTCGACGAGCTGACGCCGGTCTGGGCGGGGTACGATCACGGCGACGTGGTGGTCTTCAAGGACCCCGGTGGATGGCTGCCCCCGGCACCGCAGCGTCCGGCGCGCCCCTTCGTCGTCGAGGCCGCGGACTGGGTGCTGACGTTCGTGGGTCTGTCGACATCGGATGCGCAGGACCATCTCGTCAAGAGGGTCATCGGGCTGCCCGGTGATCACGTCGTGTGCTGCAATGCACTCGGCCAGCTCACGATCAACGGCTCGCCGGTCGATGAGACGACCTACCTGAACCTCCCGCCCGGTGACACCATGGCATCGGACATCGACTTCGACGTCACAGTGCCTGTGGACGCCATCTGGGTGATGGGCGACAACCGGGATCGTTCGCAGGACTCCCGTGCGCACCGCGAGCTGCCCGGCGGTGGCTTCGTGCCGTTGGAGAACGTGGTGGGCAGGGCGTTCCTGACCACCTGGCCGCTGGACCGGTTCGGGCTCATCGACACCCAGGACGACGTGTTCCGTTCGGTTCCGGAGGCCGGGTAG
- a CDS encoding MFS transporter permease: MWLRQAFLRWLIPAAFVLPLWILSGWALFGRNGWTLLWVLLMAMPAVFVGQLILTLLTRSRPSVRAERALSWWDVIGFGVWHVLTIAVGLFPGGAFGWLLTGAVAAAIALFWLQLWQLWDEARGSGIRIRETVDWRTPHGSAPGATEPDPEVIVIEERRRPD; this comes from the coding sequence ATGTGGTTGCGGCAGGCATTCCTCCGGTGGCTCATTCCGGCCGCCTTCGTCCTTCCGCTGTGGATCCTGTCGGGGTGGGCGCTGTTCGGCCGGAACGGCTGGACGCTACTGTGGGTGCTCCTCATGGCGATGCCGGCCGTCTTCGTCGGCCAGCTGATCCTCACGCTGCTGACGCGGTCGCGGCCCTCCGTGCGTGCGGAGCGCGCCCTGTCCTGGTGGGATGTCATCGGCTTCGGCGTCTGGCACGTGCTGACGATCGCCGTCGGACTGTTCCCCGGCGGGGCGTTCGGGTGGCTGCTCACCGGAGCCGTCGCCGCCGCGATCGCGCTGTTCTGGCTGCAGCTGTGGCAACTGTGGGACGAGGCGCGCGGCTCCGGCATACGGATCCGGGAGACCGTCGACTGGCGCACTCCGCACGGCTCCGCACCGGGTGCGACCGAGCCGGATCCCGAGGTGATCGTCATCGAGGAGCGTCGGCGGCCCGACTGA
- the rplS gene encoding 50S ribosomal protein L19 has protein sequence MQILDAVDAASLRSDIPDFHPGDTVKVHVNITEGSRSRIQVFQGVVLGRQGDGVRETFTVRKISFQVGVERTFPVHSPVIDRIEVVTRGDVRRAKLYYLRNLHGKKAKIREKRG, from the coding sequence ATGCAGATCCTCGACGCCGTCGACGCGGCCTCGCTCCGTTCCGACATCCCTGACTTCCACCCCGGTGACACCGTCAAGGTGCACGTCAACATCACCGAGGGCAGCCGGTCCCGCATCCAGGTCTTCCAGGGCGTCGTCCTCGGCCGCCAGGGCGATGGCGTCCGCGAGACGTTCACGGTCCGCAAGATCAGCTTCCAGGTGGGCGTCGAGCGCACCTTCCCGGTGCACTCGCCGGTCATCGACCGCATCGAGGTCGTCACCCGGGGCGACGTGCGCCGTGCGAAGCTCTACTACCTGCGCAACCTGCACGGCAAGAAGGCCAAGATCAGGGAGAAGCGCGGCTGA
- a CDS encoding ribonuclease HII, whose product MIEPTLRLERRLLKEEFDLIVALDEVGRGALAGPVAVGAAVMDAAGSRRRVPEGLRDSKLITERRRPQMALRAADWVRASAVGWASAAEIDEVGIMRALGLAASRAVQEAIEAAGAAERVLVLLDGNLDYISPVHPAPLTVRTVVKGDRDCASVSAASVIAKVARDTLMTDLHPEHPAYRWDRNKGYASAEHRRAIGELGLTPLHRSSWAIIAPTTLF is encoded by the coding sequence GTGATCGAGCCGACGCTCCGCCTTGAACGGCGGCTCCTGAAGGAGGAGTTCGACCTGATCGTCGCGCTGGACGAGGTCGGTCGAGGTGCGCTGGCGGGGCCTGTCGCCGTCGGAGCGGCCGTCATGGATGCCGCAGGCTCCCGTCGTCGGGTGCCGGAGGGTCTGCGCGACTCGAAGCTGATCACCGAGCGTCGTCGTCCGCAGATGGCCCTGCGGGCGGCCGACTGGGTGCGCGCATCCGCCGTGGGCTGGGCGAGCGCCGCAGAGATCGATGAGGTCGGCATCATGCGGGCGCTGGGGCTGGCGGCGTCGCGCGCCGTGCAGGAGGCGATCGAGGCGGCCGGGGCCGCGGAGCGCGTGCTCGTGCTCCTGGACGGGAATCTGGACTACATCTCGCCGGTGCACCCCGCCCCCCTCACCGTCCGCACCGTCGTCAAGGGCGACCGGGACTGCGCCTCGGTGTCGGCGGCGTCGGTGATCGCGAAGGTGGCCCGCGACACGCTGATGACCGACCTGCATCCCGAGCATCCCGCGTACCGCTGGGATCGCAACAAGGGGTATGCGAGCGCCGAGCATCGTCGTGCCATCGGTGAGCTGGGTCTGACCCCGTTGCACCGTTCCTCGTGGGCGATCATCGCGCCGACGACACTCTTCTAG